The window CGATGGCGCGGGAGATCGCCACGATGAAGGCGGCGGCGATGCCGGAGAGGGCGGCCGGCACGACCACTTTGAGGGCGGTCTCCAGCTTGGTCGCGCCCAGGGCGTAGGCGGCCTCGCGCAGGGAGCGCGGGACGGCGTTCAGGGCATCCTCGCTCATGGAGCTGACGAGGGGCAGGACGAGGATGCCGATGACGATGCCGGCGGAGGCGGTGTTGTACACCTCGACCACATCGCGCCCGAAGATGGAGCGCAGTAGCGGGGTCATGAATGTGAGGGCGAAATAGCCGTAGACGACGGTGGGAATGCCGGCGAGCACCTCCATGATGGGCTTGAGGACACCGCGGGCGCGCTCGGAGGCGTATTCGCTCAGGTAGATGGCGATGGCCAGCCCGATGGGCAGTGCGACCAGCATGGCGATGACGCTGGTCATCAGGGTGGCATTGACGAGCGGGAGGATGCCGAACTTACCGATCTGGGGAATCCACTGGGTGCCGGTGAAAAATTCCACCAGTGAGACGCGGTCGGCGCGGAAGATCTCCGTGCCGGCGGCATGCGGCGCCGGCGTGGAACCCTGTATACCGCGGGTCACGCGCAATAGATTGCCATCAACGGCTTCGACGCGCAAAATTTCGTCCTGGAGGCGGATGGTGTCGCCGGGCCGCAGGGGGGCGCCGGCCGGCCCCACCTCCAGGGTAGTGGTCGCGGCATCGACGGCGACGGCCAAGGGTTTATTGGTGTTTTCCCACAGCTCGCGGGTGAAGAAGCGGAGGGACTCCTTGCCCAGCTCGTAGACGATGCCAAGGGTGATCAGGATGGAGAGGACGCCGCACAGAAACAGGATGGCCTGGATGATCGCTTCCCGGATGCGGGGGCGCTTATAGAGTTGAGGCAGGGCGGTGCTGGCTGTCTGGCCGGCGGATGGACCTGTTCCCGGTGCTCCAATTTTCATGCGAACACTCCCCAATGAGGACAGGAACTGTGTGATGCTTCACAACCCCATTTTAGCCCATTATATTCTAGCACACGAATTGGGGAGGGGCAATTTTCCCCTCCCCAATTCTCAACCAGTACAGCCCGAGACGAGGGCCTATTTGCCCATGGCAGTCAGCCAGGTCTGCTTGGCCTGGTTCAGCGCATCCTCGCTGGCCGGGAAGTACCCGACGTCCAGGATCTCCTCGTTCACATGGGTGAGGAAGAAGTTCAGGAAAGCGGCGACCTGGGGCTTTTCCTTCATGATCTTGGCATCCGAGTACAGGAACAGGGGACGTGCCAGGGGATACTCCCCGCTTTCCGCGGTGGCCTCGTTCGGCTCGACCCCTTCGATAGCCAGCGCACGCAGTTTCCCCTTGTTCTCCTGGTAATAGGCGAAGCCGAAGAAGCCGATGGCGTACGGACTGCCGAGCACGCCCTGCACCAGGACGTTATCGTCCTCGCTCATCTGCGTATTGGCGGCATTCAGGATAGGCGCTTTGTCCTTGTTCAGGACCTCTTCCACAAAGTAGTCGAAGGTGCCGCTGTCGGTGCCGGGGATGAAGCGCTTGATGGGTTCCGCCGGCCAAGAGGGGTTGACGTCCGACCACTTTTCCGCGGTGGTGAAGACGAGGGCCAGTTCCTCCTTGGTCAGCCCTTTGACAAAGGTGTTCTCCTTGCTGACCACGATGGCCAGGGCATCGGTGCCGATGCGAAATTCGAGGGGTTCCCGACCGATGGAGCGGCACGAAGCTACCTCGGAATCCTTGATCGGGCGGCTGGCGTTGGAGATGTCGGTCTCCCCCTTGACGCAGAAGCGTTCAAAGCCGGCCCCGCTGCCGATGGAGTCAATGGTGATGGTGCCGGTGAACCCTTCATCCTGAAAACGCTCTGCCATGCGCTCTGCCAGCGGGTAGACCGTGGAACTGCCGGCGGCGATGATGGTGCCGGAGTACTGGGCAGGGTCGACTTCGGGAAGGCTGACCTCACTGGTAGCGGGGGCGGAGGTCGGCGCGGAGGTGGCAGTAGGCGGCACTGGCGTGTTGGTGGCCGGCGCTGGGGTGGCAGTGGCCGGGGCAGGCGTGGCGGCCGGCGCGCAGGCGGACAGTACCATCGCTCCGGCGAGCAGAATGAAGGCGAGCACGTGGACGATCCTCTTCATGTTTTCCT of the Anaerolineae bacterium genome contains:
- the pstC gene encoding phosphate ABC transporter permease subunit PstC, which translates into the protein MRPGDTIRLQDEILRVEAVDGNLLRVTRGIQGSTPAPHAAGTEIFRADRVSLVEFFTGTQWIPQIGKFGILPLVNATLMTSVIAMLVALPIGLAIAIYLSEYASERARGVLKPIMEVLAGIPTVVYGYFALTFMTPLLRSIFGRDVVEVYNTASAGIVIGILVLPLVSSMSEDALNAVPRSLREAAYALGATKLETALKVVVPAALSGIAAAFIVAISRAIGETMIVAIAAGAGPNLTFNPFQPAETMTGHIVRISGGDLSYDSIDYNSIFAIGLVLFFMTLLLNIISQRVVRRFREVYE
- a CDS encoding PstS family phosphate ABC transporter substrate-binding protein → MKRIVHVLAFILLAGAMVLSACAPAATPAPATATPAPATNTPVPPTATSAPTSAPATSEVSLPEVDPAQYSGTIIAAGSSTVYPLAERMAERFQDEGFTGTITIDSIGSGAGFERFCVKGETDISNASRPIKDSEVASCRSIGREPLEFRIGTDALAIVVSKENTFVKGLTKEELALVFTTAEKWSDVNPSWPAEPIKRFIPGTDSGTFDYFVEEVLNKDKAPILNAANTQMSEDDNVLVQGVLGSPYAIGFFGFAYYQENKGKLRALAIEGVEPNEATAESGEYPLARPLFLYSDAKIMKEKPQVAAFLNFFLTHVNEEILDVGYFPASEDALNQAKQTWLTAMGK